One segment of Myxococcus guangdongensis DNA contains the following:
- a CDS encoding lysophospholipid acyltransferase family protein — protein sequence MLERLGDRVKKGLRDWTDRLANDEQKERMLALARPQNEYGVDPFGYNLDFSLSAVAPFLWLYRNYFRVETFGVEKVPAGRVLLVSNHSGQLPLDGAMIGVSLMLEASPPRAMRSMVEKWVPSLPYVSTFMARMGQIVGTPENCRRLLESDEAILVFPEGLRGINKLWPQRYQLQEFGLGFMRLALETRTPIVPVAVVGAEEQAPALMDLKPVAKLLGFPSFPITPTGVPFPLPTKYRIYFGDPMHFSGRPDDEDSELDKKVRTVKAAIQSMLHQGLKERRGVFW from the coding sequence ATGCTGGAGCGACTCGGCGACCGAGTGAAGAAGGGCCTGCGCGACTGGACCGACCGCCTGGCCAACGACGAACAGAAGGAACGGATGCTGGCCTTGGCCCGGCCGCAGAACGAGTACGGGGTGGACCCGTTCGGGTACAACCTGGACTTCAGTCTGTCCGCCGTGGCGCCCTTCCTGTGGCTCTACCGCAACTACTTCCGCGTGGAGACGTTCGGCGTGGAGAAGGTCCCCGCCGGCCGCGTGCTCCTGGTGTCCAACCACTCCGGGCAGCTGCCGCTGGACGGCGCCATGATTGGCGTGTCGCTGATGCTCGAGGCCAGTCCGCCCCGCGCCATGCGCAGCATGGTGGAGAAGTGGGTGCCGTCACTCCCGTACGTCTCCACCTTCATGGCGCGCATGGGGCAGATTGTCGGCACGCCGGAGAACTGCCGGCGGCTGCTCGAGTCCGACGAGGCCATCCTCGTCTTCCCGGAGGGGCTGCGCGGCATCAACAAGCTGTGGCCCCAGCGCTACCAGCTCCAGGAGTTCGGCCTGGGCTTCATGCGCCTGGCGCTGGAGACGCGCACGCCCATCGTCCCGGTGGCCGTGGTGGGCGCCGAGGAGCAGGCCCCCGCGCTGATGGACCTGAAGCCGGTGGCGAAGCTGCTGGGCTTCCCGTCCTTCCCCATCACCCCCACGGGCGTGCCCTTCCCGCTGCCCACGAAGTACCGCATCTACTTCGGGGACCCGATGCACTTCTCGGGGCGCCCCGATGACGAGGACAGCGAGCTGGACAAGAAGGTCCGCACCGTGAAGGCGGCCATCCAGTCCATGCTCCACCAGGGCCTCAAGGAGCGCCGCGGGGTGTTCTGGTGA
- a CDS encoding DUF2252 family protein, with translation MRISSRPTPLPSKSAPPAPATVASARAPSATTLRREPEQAVAFSQEFHARLDLPPARLEEKLALMRERPSSFFRMMPALFHADLKGPFAAEARLVDRPAPRILVVGDAHVGNLGTFRGPDGKPVWGLNDFDQAGRGSPEVDLTRMATSAVLTARESGLSAKEQDAVVAAFADAYFSTLASLAGGKQNPGAFLTKKEAKGKVDDLIRDANDTSREELVKKHARVKGPDAASFRTSDTLKSVSPEKQREVRAALTDALGALKGRQDIALPPRVLDVAQRLDAGGSSYGLERYWVLARAVDPKAPPVLLELKELLAPSVEASPMPADASAVVDAQRRLSGHTNPLTGATRMAGRAFLLREVEPEKAKLQDGALTGKKDLVSVFTQAGQTLARAHGATQAQAQKLEAWVGADEAQATRRLSAFARTYADQVRADWSALRDAA, from the coding sequence ATGCGAATCTCCTCCCGCCCCACGCCGCTCCCCTCGAAGAGCGCTCCTCCCGCCCCGGCGACCGTCGCCAGCGCCCGTGCCCCGTCCGCGACCACCCTCCGGCGCGAGCCCGAACAGGCGGTGGCCTTCAGCCAGGAATTCCATGCGCGGCTGGACCTGCCTCCCGCGCGGCTGGAGGAGAAGCTGGCGCTGATGCGCGAGCGCCCGTCGTCCTTCTTCCGGATGATGCCCGCCCTCTTCCACGCGGACCTGAAAGGTCCCTTCGCCGCCGAGGCCCGGCTGGTGGACCGCCCCGCGCCCCGAATCCTGGTGGTGGGTGACGCGCACGTCGGGAACCTCGGGACGTTCCGGGGCCCCGACGGCAAGCCGGTGTGGGGGCTCAACGACTTCGACCAGGCCGGACGCGGCTCGCCGGAGGTGGACCTGACGCGCATGGCGACCAGCGCCGTGCTCACCGCGCGCGAGTCGGGCTTGTCCGCCAAGGAGCAGGACGCCGTCGTCGCGGCCTTCGCGGACGCCTACTTCTCGACACTCGCGTCGCTCGCGGGAGGAAAGCAGAACCCTGGGGCGTTCCTCACGAAGAAGGAGGCCAAGGGCAAGGTGGACGACCTCATCCGTGACGCGAACGACACCTCGCGAGAGGAGCTGGTGAAGAAGCACGCCCGGGTCAAGGGGCCGGACGCCGCGAGCTTCCGCACCTCCGACACGTTGAAGTCGGTGTCCCCCGAGAAGCAGCGGGAGGTCCGGGCGGCGCTGACGGACGCCCTGGGCGCGCTGAAGGGTCGGCAGGACATCGCCCTGCCCCCGCGCGTGCTGGATGTCGCCCAGCGGCTGGATGCCGGTGGTAGCAGCTACGGGCTGGAGCGGTACTGGGTGCTGGCGCGCGCGGTGGACCCGAAGGCGCCGCCGGTGTTGCTGGAGCTCAAGGAGCTGCTCGCGCCGAGCGTCGAGGCGTCCCCGATGCCGGCGGACGCGAGCGCGGTGGTGGATGCGCAGCGCCGGCTCTCCGGTCACACCAACCCGCTCACCGGGGCCACGCGCATGGCGGGCCGGGCCTTCCTGCTGCGCGAGGTGGAGCCGGAGAAGGCGAAGCTGCAGGACGGGGCGCTGACGGGAAAGAAGGACCTGGTCTCCGTCTTCACCCAGGCGGGGCAGACCCTGGCGCGGGCCCATGGCGCCACGCAGGCGCAGGCGCAGAAGCTGGAGGCCTGGGTGGGCGCCGACGAGGCGCAGGCCACCCGACGGCTGTCGGCCTTCGCTCGGACCTATGCCGACCAGGTGCGGGCCGACTGGAGTGCACTGCGTGACGCGGCCTGA
- a CDS encoding SDR family oxidoreductase — translation MRPAVVVTGISGNLGRTLAKLLHKHERIIGIDRRPFAGRPKDVEMYELDLRKKKAEDVFRKNEVRAVIHMGIMHDPRMSEEEHHSFNVVGTTRLLEYCAKYGVKKVVVLSSANVYGPSPDNSNFLTEDAPLMAASRFSGVRDLIEVDMLAHGFFWKHPHIETVILRPVHIVGPTIKNAPSNYLRLRHPWMMAGFDPMIQLIHVEDVARAMVAALRPEPKGVYNVVGPGEVPLSAVMRELGNSPIPVPHPVARPLLGMLFKYRLANFPPPELDHIQFLCAVDGSRWVQDVDWKPRHSMRETIRAVNGE, via the coding sequence ATGAGACCGGCCGTCGTCGTCACGGGCATCAGCGGCAACCTCGGCCGTACCCTCGCCAAGCTCCTCCACAAGCACGAGCGCATCATCGGCATCGACCGGCGTCCCTTCGCGGGCCGGCCGAAGGACGTCGAGATGTACGAGCTCGACTTGCGCAAGAAGAAGGCCGAGGACGTCTTCCGCAAGAACGAGGTCCGCGCCGTCATCCACATGGGCATCATGCATGACCCGCGCATGAGCGAGGAGGAGCACCACTCGTTCAACGTCGTGGGCACCACGCGCCTGTTGGAGTACTGCGCGAAGTACGGCGTGAAGAAGGTGGTGGTGCTGTCCTCGGCCAACGTCTACGGACCCAGCCCGGACAACTCCAACTTCCTCACCGAGGACGCGCCGCTCATGGCGGCCAGCCGCTTCTCCGGTGTGCGGGACTTGATTGAAGTGGACATGCTCGCGCATGGCTTCTTCTGGAAGCACCCGCACATCGAGACGGTGATTCTCAGGCCCGTGCACATCGTCGGGCCCACCATCAAGAACGCGCCCTCCAACTACCTGCGCCTGCGACACCCGTGGATGATGGCGGGCTTCGACCCGATGATTCAGCTCATCCACGTGGAGGACGTCGCCCGCGCCATGGTGGCCGCGCTGCGTCCGGAGCCCAAGGGCGTCTACAACGTGGTGGGCCCGGGCGAGGTGCCCCTGTCCGCGGTGATGCGCGAATTGGGCAATTCGCCCATCCCCGTGCCCCACCCGGTGGCCCGGCCCCTGTTGGGCATGCTCTTCAAGTACCGGCTGGCCAACTTCCCGCCCCCGGAGCTGGACCACATCCAGTTCCTGTGCGCCGTGGACGGCAGCCGCTGGGTGCAGGACGTGGACTGGAAGCCCCGCCACTCCATGCGCGAGACCATCCGCGCGGTGAACGGCGAGTAG